A genomic segment from Daphnia carinata strain CSIRO-1 chromosome 1, CSIRO_AGI_Dcar_HiC_V3, whole genome shotgun sequence encodes:
- the LOC130690998 gene encoding uncharacterized protein LOC130690998 — protein sequence MTGDEVLSHQLVLPLSVGVYTEVEEERVDSNSSNASESTAEEHDHLCTAAVVIAVDDPVSHVTVVEPPPQIQTVAATALDELFYLISMDGEALFYDAIHSSS from the exons ATGACGGGCGACGAGGTGTTGTCGCATCAACTTGTGTTGCCGTTATCAGTGGGTGTATACAcggaagtagaagaagaacgCGTGGATAGCAATAGTAGTAACGCAAGCGAAAGTACAGCAGAAGAACATGATCATTTATGCACGGCTGCTGTCGTCATTGCCGTTGATGATCCTGTTTCACATGTGACAGTAGTAGAACCACCTCCGCAAATTCAG ACGGTGGCGGCAACTGCTCTGGACGAATTGTTCTATCTCATTTCAATGGATGGCGAAGCGCTCTTCTACGATGCCATTCATTCTTCTTCATGA